Within the Setaria viridis chromosome 3, Setaria_viridis_v4.0, whole genome shotgun sequence genome, the region CTACGTAGCGGCCAAGAAAGCATAGGCCTTGGCTGGTGACCGTTGACTTGACTGCTAGCGCAAGGCGAGCCATCAGCCATGCCCATGGAGTCCATCCATCGGGGTTGGTCAAGTCAACGACGACGCTACctgcccagcccagcccaatcCGTTGGTCTGAAACGTTTGCTGCCGGGGATCCAAGGGCcctaaaaaaaacaagaagaaaaaaggaaatgttTGCCGGTGCTCTCGGAGGCAGCAGGCGCGCAAGGATGCCAAATCGGACGGCAGCCTCCAGATCAGGGGCCGTGACGTCATCCCCCGAGATCCGATATCTCTCCAATTAAGATCCTGTCAGATAACTAGATCGCGTGATATCCCGAgtattttcattttccttcgcTCAGGAAAAGAATGGCCACGcggcccccttcctctcccacTGACATGCGGGCCCGCGGTAACAAACATCCTCCAAACTGCCCCTAACGAACCGGCCAcgatccccgccgcctccgcctccgcctccgcctccccctccccctttcCCCCATTCCCCCTTCCCGTGCTATTTAAAACCCCTCGCCGCCTTCCGCCGCACCCAACCGATCCgatcccctccccttcccccgcaACCACCGCCGATCGCCCAAACCCTAGCAAGTAGCAACCCAAGCAAGCGGCGCCGCCGATCGCCATGGACTCGGACCAGGAATCCTCCAGCGACGATTGGGTCGTCCTCGACTCCTGCacctcctccgacgacgacgaccgcgtCCTCGCGCTCTCCTCCGGCTGCGGCACCCCCTCCTCGGGCTCCGCCaccgactccgactccgacgccgACACCACCAACATCCCCAaccccatcctcgccgccgcggccgcaatcgccgccaccgccgccgccgacgacgccgagggCGTCTACGCGCTCTCGGacgccgaggacgacgacgcctACCCACCCCCCTCCCCGCCCCTCCCCAAGCCGCTCGCGGGCCTCTTCCACCACACGCTCGCCCGCTCCGTCAGCTACGTCGCCTTCGACcccgtccccggcgccgccgacgcccacCACGGCGCCAAGCAGCTCGTCCCGGACCCCACCTTCTCCGCCCTCATcagcggcgacgccggcgtcgccgcgctcgcctccAACCGCGGCCTCGTCTgcctccgcggcgccgcccgcggggTCTACTACGTCGCCAACCCGCTCACCTTCACGGTCgcccgcctcccccgccccaACCTCGACCACTTCGCCAAGGGGGACCCCGCCGTCGTCATCACCTTCGACCTCGACAAccgcgacgacgaggaggacgaggagaacgcagccaccgccgccgacgacggccGCCGATTCTACCGCCACTACCACGTCGTCGTCGCGTTCCACCTCGGGGACGGCATCTACGCCTTCGATTCGTTCTCGTCGAGGACGTGGGGCTGGACCGTCGGCACCGGGATCGTCGCCGCCGAGACCGTCGTGTCGTCCTCTGGGGTCGGCGCACTCGGGTGCGCGTTCTGGCGCA harbors:
- the LOC117846824 gene encoding uncharacterized protein, with the translated sequence MDSDQESSSDDWVVLDSCTSSDDDDRVLALSSGCGTPSSGSATDSDSDADTTNIPNPILAAAAAIAATAAADDAEGVYALSDAEDDDAYPPPSPPLPKPLAGLFHHTLARSVSYVAFDPVPGAADAHHGAKQLVPDPTFSALISGDAGVAALASNRGLVCLRGAARGVYYVANPLTFTVARLPRPNLDHFAKGDPAVVITFDLDNRDDEEDEENAATAADDGRRFYRHYHVVVAFHLGDGIYAFDSFSSRTWGWTVGTGIVAAETVVSSSGVGALGCAFWRTTMGFFLCYEPVSGCADLVPAPMEVLQWPNWELGEMEGKLCATCIGERVSAVVILCLDFARRNSDGAVAWTLAGHFEGGCLWGRQGVMLLRSQGKAEVVMWDPSAEMVVAMDLEGRTTRTITFIPPGTGYCADFIPYVSTLAAVSASGNGSRAEPRTKSTNEAGAAYNAKSTNKAGDAETY